The proteins below come from a single Leifsonia sp. 1010 genomic window:
- a CDS encoding NAD-dependent epimerase/dehydratase family protein — protein sequence MRTAITGGTGFIGRHLTERLGDEAVVVSRRTGVQIDDVDALAEAFAGCATVAHCAGINREIGDGTFQRIHIDGTRAVIEAARRAGVQRIVMVSFLRARPDCGSGYHESKWAAEELIRTSGIEHTILKLSMVYGPGDHMVDHVTRAVRTLPAFATVGFRERTVRPVPVDDAVDVLVAALEGRIAKPTVAVMGAEEFTLGEAVRRIARVAGRRPIFFPAPVWSIRALAQLTEWTMVVPLVAKAQARMLAEGVAESAPYAPELPPELRPSRPFSDDSIRAAMPDGRFSLQDLRIVRALGRRWAPARALSRP from the coding sequence ATGCGGACAGCCATCACCGGCGGCACCGGGTTCATCGGCCGCCACCTCACCGAGCGTCTTGGCGATGAGGCCGTCGTGGTCTCGCGCCGCACCGGGGTCCAGATCGACGACGTGGATGCGCTCGCCGAGGCCTTCGCGGGCTGCGCCACGGTCGCGCACTGCGCCGGGATCAACCGCGAGATCGGCGACGGGACCTTCCAGCGCATCCACATCGACGGCACCCGCGCGGTGATTGAGGCGGCGCGGCGGGCGGGGGTGCAGCGCATCGTGATGGTCAGTTTCCTGCGGGCACGGCCCGACTGCGGCTCCGGCTATCACGAGTCGAAGTGGGCGGCCGAGGAGCTGATCCGGACCTCGGGCATCGAGCACACCATCCTGAAGCTCAGCATGGTCTACGGTCCCGGCGATCACATGGTGGATCACGTGACCCGCGCGGTGCGGACCCTCCCGGCCTTCGCGACGGTGGGGTTCCGCGAGCGGACCGTGCGCCCTGTGCCCGTCGATGATGCCGTCGACGTGCTGGTGGCGGCGCTGGAGGGCCGGATCGCGAAGCCGACCGTGGCCGTGATGGGTGCGGAGGAGTTCACCCTGGGTGAGGCGGTGCGCCGGATCGCGCGGGTGGCCGGCCGCCGTCCCATCTTCTTCCCGGCGCCGGTCTGGTCGATCCGTGCCCTGGCGCAGCTGACCGAGTGGACGATGGTGGTCCCGCTGGTCGCGAAGGCGCAGGCGCGCATGCTCGCCGAGGGCGTCGCCGAGTCGGCACCGTACGCCCCCGAGCTGCCGCCCGAGCTGCGGCCATCACGTCCGTTCAGTGACGACAGCATCCGCGCCGCGATGCCCGATGGCCGTTTCTCGCTCCAAGACCTGCGGATCGTGCGCGCGCTCGGCCGACGGTGGGCGCCCGCTCGCGCACTGAGCCGGCCCTGA
- a CDS encoding multidrug effflux MFS transporter yields the protein MTASLTSPSVSRVRVGRPLATLLLVLTVFGPISMDLYLPALPALTSELGAATSLAQLTVTACLIGLAAGQLIAGPLSDRFGRRGPALIGVAAYIVVSALCAVSPTIEILVAARLVQGLAGGVGIVIAQAAGRDVYEGGRLIRFYGRLTVIGGFAAIVGPLLGGALTAVLDWRGLFVVLAVIGAVILLWVAVGFPETLGRDARTAAGFAVIGRDIRLLLSDRRFVGAVVAQGFVYAALFAYLSGATYVLQDVYGLSPQGYALAFGLNSAGFMVFGYLAGRLSERWSVTGTLIVGLVVAGVGAAGLLFAGLTAVPLAVVIVSLFLLAAGTAITSPPSTTLALADYPQIAGTASSLLGAARFAFGGVAAPIVGVAGSLSILPLGVVTTVSIALAAVVATVFLARRSARP from the coding sequence GTGACAGCCTCCCTCACTTCCCCCTCCGTCTCCCGCGTGCGCGTCGGCCGCCCGCTGGCGACCCTGCTCCTGGTGCTCACGGTGTTCGGGCCCATCTCGATGGACCTCTACCTTCCTGCGCTGCCCGCACTGACGAGCGAGCTCGGCGCAGCCACCTCACTGGCGCAGCTGACCGTGACCGCGTGCCTGATCGGCCTGGCCGCGGGGCAGCTGATTGCCGGTCCGCTCTCGGACCGATTCGGACGGCGCGGACCGGCGCTGATCGGGGTGGCGGCGTACATCGTCGTCTCGGCGCTGTGCGCGGTGAGTCCGACCATCGAGATCCTCGTCGCCGCCCGGTTGGTGCAGGGTCTCGCGGGCGGGGTCGGCATCGTGATCGCCCAGGCCGCCGGCCGGGACGTCTACGAGGGCGGCCGTCTGATCCGCTTCTACGGACGGCTGACCGTCATCGGCGGGTTCGCCGCGATCGTCGGCCCGCTCCTCGGTGGGGCTCTGACCGCAGTTCTCGACTGGCGCGGCCTGTTCGTGGTCCTCGCCGTCATCGGTGCGGTCATCCTCCTGTGGGTGGCGGTCGGCTTCCCGGAGACCCTCGGTCGGGATGCGCGCACAGCGGCCGGCTTCGCGGTGATCGGCCGCGACATCCGGCTGCTGCTCTCCGACCGCCGGTTCGTCGGTGCGGTGGTCGCGCAGGGCTTCGTCTACGCCGCGCTCTTCGCGTACCTGAGCGGCGCGACCTACGTGCTGCAGGACGTCTACGGTCTCTCCCCGCAGGGCTACGCCCTCGCCTTCGGTCTCAACTCGGCCGGTTTCATGGTGTTCGGTTACCTGGCCGGACGGCTCAGCGAGCGCTGGAGCGTCACTGGCACGCTGATCGTCGGCCTCGTGGTCGCGGGTGTCGGCGCGGCGGGTCTCCTGTTCGCCGGCCTCACGGCCGTGCCGCTGGCGGTCGTGATCGTGTCGCTCTTCCTGCTCGCGGCGGGCACGGCGATCACGAGCCCGCCCTCGACGACGCTGGCGCTCGCGGATTATCCGCAGATCGCGGGAACGGCGTCTTCCCTGCTCGGCGCCGCGCGGTTCGCGTTCGGGGGAGTGGCTGCCCCGATCGTCGGGGTCGCCGGGTCGTTGAGCATCCTCCCGCTCGGCGTGGTCACCACCGTCTCGATCGCCCTGGCCGCTGTCGTGGCTACGGTCTTCCTGGCCCGCCGGTCGGCGAGGCCCTGA
- a CDS encoding aminoglycoside phosphotransferase family protein produces MTDLDAVLSPWRERWRLDPDGAAFATPSSVLQAVRRTGEPLFLKVATVGEERAGGAVIAWWRGDGAAAVIDIDGDAVLLERATGTRGLAQLARSGAAGDDEATRILCRAGRRLHAAGSGQRPDGLFDLHRWFRDLLRRGDAAGGGLFDVAARVAEELLRHPDGDVVLHGDLHHGNVLDFGPRGWLAIDPKPLHGDPGFDVANILCNPDPATALAPGRLERAVAVIAAETGQSEDRVLRWALAWGALSTVWAEQDGAAHASAAGVAQRARTLLGL; encoded by the coding sequence GTGACCGACCTCGACGCCGTGCTGTCGCCGTGGCGCGAACGTTGGCGACTCGACCCGGACGGGGCGGCGTTCGCGACGCCGTCGAGTGTTCTGCAGGCGGTCCGCCGTACCGGGGAGCCGCTGTTCCTCAAGGTCGCGACCGTCGGTGAGGAACGCGCGGGCGGAGCGGTGATCGCCTGGTGGCGCGGCGACGGTGCCGCGGCCGTCATCGACATCGATGGGGATGCGGTACTGCTCGAGCGCGCGACGGGCACCCGCGGCCTCGCACAGCTCGCGCGCTCGGGTGCCGCGGGCGACGACGAGGCGACGCGCATCCTCTGCCGGGCCGGCCGTCGACTGCACGCAGCGGGATCCGGGCAGCGGCCGGACGGACTCTTCGACCTCCACCGCTGGTTCCGCGACCTCCTGCGGCGAGGGGATGCGGCCGGCGGCGGGCTGTTCGACGTCGCCGCGCGGGTCGCCGAGGAGCTGTTGCGGCATCCCGACGGGGACGTCGTGCTGCACGGCGACCTGCACCACGGCAACGTGCTCGACTTCGGGCCGCGCGGGTGGCTCGCGATCGATCCGAAGCCCCTGCACGGCGACCCCGGTTTCGACGTGGCCAACATCCTCTGCAACCCCGACCCCGCGACGGCGCTCGCGCCGGGTCGCCTGGAGCGCGCGGTCGCGGTGATCGCCGCGGAGACCGGCCAGAGCGAGGACAGGGTGCTGCGCTGGGCGCTGGCCTGGGGCGCGTTGTCCACGGTCTGGGCGGAGCAGGACGGCGCCGCGCACGCCTCGGCAGCCGGTGTGGCGCAGCGAGCACGGACGCTCCTCGGGCTCTGA
- the drt3b gene encoding antiviral reverse transcriptase Drt3b codes for MHKRKRSIRKRDARVLLSDVLPYELPPSFNNRGLYTFINDSRLRIEGDRILARRLDDATPGIVSILLGRKVTFPTNAGAGEDSELQFDGPARIPTIPFQFNVRHRANDFRTLTVPHPAAQIEVVDFYRSNSDMMLFHTGRSPFSLRHPSRVARYSVVRDWLFEASRKKPDGVEDERYEYEWIRSYFAYRRYSNVYKFYDSSEYRSCERRYGFLVKADIAKCFDSIYTHSVAWAAHGHNVVKDNLGKKNLKNTFGDDFDTLMQRLNHNETSGITIGSEVSRIFAEVILQAVDRDIHAALEDEGLRQGHDYQILRYVDDYFIFLANAQNRLDVLEQISKSLRKYKLHLNAAKEEGEHTPWLSPLTVAKDKVTRLLKRSIDRGENADEPDGDRLPRPYVRSERLVTGYKAILLDTGVSHFDLANYALARTERAMEKLMQSSLDAIAPYVDSLGGEIQAHTHATTGALISILDFAFFAFSGAPRMSPAVKIARIVSSALRYSRSPHVPIHERQRLEMRIREELAMHLARAGRSESPSAVTATLVDCLSDLGEQYRLHEDELAEIFRFACLEDGRLHAPKNLDAVLLFSLLLHIRSYGGYRALRRACIDWLKTIASRSLRDGERALVTLNVLSCPFVDRATKVHLLRDLGITRPQEVTAISSPRRHWNVNWESFDLYAALQEKRLYEVY; via the coding sequence ATGCATAAGCGGAAGCGGAGTATTCGCAAGCGGGATGCGAGAGTCCTCCTAAGTGACGTTCTACCGTACGAGCTGCCGCCAAGCTTCAACAATCGAGGGCTTTATACGTTCATCAACGATTCACGCCTGCGCATCGAAGGTGATCGCATCCTCGCTCGCCGTCTCGATGACGCGACACCGGGAATCGTTTCTATCCTCTTAGGCCGGAAAGTGACTTTTCCAACGAACGCGGGGGCAGGGGAAGATTCAGAATTGCAGTTCGACGGACCGGCACGAATACCCACAATCCCGTTCCAATTCAATGTCCGGCACCGCGCAAACGACTTTCGCACGCTCACCGTCCCGCACCCAGCCGCCCAGATCGAAGTTGTCGACTTCTATCGCAGCAACTCAGACATGATGCTGTTCCACACGGGACGTAGCCCGTTCTCACTTCGACATCCATCGCGCGTCGCCCGATACAGTGTCGTTCGAGATTGGTTATTCGAAGCCTCGCGGAAGAAACCCGACGGCGTCGAAGACGAACGATACGAGTATGAATGGATACGCTCATATTTCGCGTATCGGCGGTACTCCAACGTGTATAAATTCTATGACTCAAGCGAGTACCGCTCGTGTGAACGCCGCTACGGATTCCTGGTCAAAGCGGACATTGCGAAGTGCTTCGACAGCATCTACACCCACAGCGTCGCTTGGGCGGCGCATGGGCACAACGTCGTAAAGGATAACTTGGGAAAGAAGAATCTCAAGAACACCTTCGGCGACGATTTCGATACGCTCATGCAACGGCTGAACCATAACGAAACCAGCGGAATCACAATCGGCTCGGAGGTATCCCGGATCTTCGCTGAAGTTATCCTTCAGGCTGTCGATCGCGATATCCACGCAGCGCTCGAAGATGAAGGTCTACGTCAGGGACACGACTATCAGATCCTTAGATATGTGGACGATTACTTCATCTTTCTCGCCAACGCCCAGAACCGCTTGGACGTGCTGGAACAGATTTCTAAGAGCCTGCGGAAGTACAAGTTGCATCTTAATGCAGCGAAAGAGGAGGGTGAACACACGCCGTGGCTCTCGCCGCTAACTGTCGCGAAGGACAAGGTCACGAGGTTGCTGAAGCGCTCAATCGACAGGGGCGAGAATGCCGACGAGCCGGACGGCGACAGGCTCCCGCGACCTTACGTCCGAAGCGAGCGGCTCGTCACGGGATACAAGGCGATCCTGCTCGACACCGGCGTAAGCCACTTCGATCTGGCGAATTACGCGCTCGCGCGAACAGAGCGGGCGATGGAAAAGCTGATGCAAAGCTCACTCGATGCCATCGCACCTTACGTGGATTCGCTTGGGGGCGAGATCCAAGCTCATACCCACGCAACGACCGGCGCACTGATTTCGATTCTTGACTTCGCGTTCTTCGCCTTCTCGGGGGCGCCTCGGATGAGTCCCGCTGTGAAGATCGCTCGAATCGTGAGTTCGGCCCTCCGGTATTCGCGATCGCCGCACGTCCCCATTCATGAACGACAGCGTCTCGAAATGCGAATTCGTGAAGAGTTGGCCATGCATTTAGCCCGAGCCGGAAGAAGCGAATCACCTTCCGCCGTAACGGCAACCTTGGTCGACTGCCTTTCGGATCTAGGCGAGCAATACAGGCTGCACGAGGACGAACTCGCCGAAATCTTCAGGTTTGCGTGCCTCGAAGATGGGCGTCTCCACGCTCCCAAGAACCTGGACGCCGTACTGCTCTTCAGCCTCTTGCTCCATATCAGGAGTTACGGCGGCTACCGCGCACTCCGTAGGGCCTGCATCGACTGGCTGAAAACTATCGCGAGCCGTTCCCTCCGAGATGGGGAAAGAGCGCTCGTAACGCTGAACGTGCTGTCATGTCCATTCGTCGATCGGGCCACGAAAGTACATCTACTGCGCGACTTGGGTATAACACGCCCCCAAGAGGTGACCGCCATCAGCAGTCCTCGTCGGCATTGGAATGTCAATTGGGAGTCCTTTGATCTTTACGCCGCGTTGCAGGAAAAGCGCCTCTACGAGGTATATTGA
- the drt3a gene encoding antiviral reverse transcriptase Drt3a, whose product MDQSFSPTNMRRVWDLQTRKGKDLTRTFPKVKEAVEALRALRNDYLLASATDRDTRASLESALSAARQHVEIVLEAALSATSQRIVADIQRDRFSWGLHQSSMVNGRQTYALDASPHVFFADKHLQRVVGSQHNHRQPSRQDVVGALVRAIDNRLPKAVVKVDVERFYESIEHRRLIQVLARTDITPVNRALIGLLLDEYQALVGAPVGLPTGIGLSAKLAEFFVSRLDTRFLSLPNIQYFARYVDDIVCVRGLENRDTSTDAELIAEISTGLAELGLGVNASKSAVFRLRNQVLPAFDLLGYRIAYGSTGVSVQLTPNRLQTIKDRVSNSFDVWQKRGPQNGGRQRLLLDRIRFLTGNTRLLNNKRNAMVGIYFSNPHLTDLKQLSHLDDHLKAITAQQIMPSGLKSKIDALSFREGFETRRIHRFRPRQLEQLRGAWHA is encoded by the coding sequence ATGGACCAGAGCTTTTCGCCGACGAATATGAGGCGTGTCTGGGACCTACAGACTCGTAAGGGAAAGGACCTCACACGTACATTCCCCAAGGTCAAGGAAGCTGTCGAGGCGCTTCGGGCCCTACGCAACGACTACCTCTTGGCATCCGCCACGGATCGCGATACACGAGCGTCACTCGAATCGGCACTCAGCGCCGCCCGTCAGCATGTTGAGATTGTGCTCGAGGCTGCGCTCTCCGCTACAAGTCAGCGCATCGTTGCCGACATTCAGCGGGATCGCTTCTCGTGGGGTCTCCACCAGAGTTCCATGGTGAACGGTAGACAGACATACGCCCTGGACGCTTCACCGCACGTCTTTTTTGCCGACAAACACCTGCAGCGGGTGGTCGGATCTCAGCACAATCACCGTCAGCCCTCGCGGCAGGATGTGGTCGGCGCACTAGTTCGTGCCATAGACAACCGCCTCCCTAAGGCGGTCGTCAAAGTCGATGTTGAGCGCTTCTACGAAAGCATCGAGCACAGGCGGCTAATCCAGGTCTTGGCTCGTACCGACATAACGCCGGTTAATCGCGCCCTTATCGGGCTGCTGCTAGATGAATATCAGGCGTTGGTTGGGGCGCCCGTCGGCCTCCCCACAGGAATTGGTCTAAGCGCGAAACTCGCCGAGTTCTTCGTGAGCCGTCTTGATACCAGATTTCTGTCTTTGCCGAACATTCAGTACTTTGCACGATACGTGGACGACATAGTCTGCGTCCGCGGTCTGGAGAATCGAGATACCTCAACAGATGCAGAGCTAATTGCAGAAATCTCAACCGGTCTCGCCGAACTCGGCCTGGGCGTCAATGCGTCGAAGTCCGCGGTCTTTAGGCTTAGAAACCAGGTTCTTCCAGCATTCGACTTGTTGGGCTATCGGATCGCCTATGGTTCCACCGGGGTAAGCGTGCAACTAACCCCGAACCGGCTCCAAACCATAAAGGATCGAGTCTCCAATTCATTCGATGTCTGGCAAAAGAGGGGTCCGCAAAATGGCGGTCGCCAGCGGCTTCTTCTGGACCGGATCCGTTTCCTGACAGGTAACACCCGGCTCTTGAACAATAAGCGGAACGCGATGGTTGGAATCTACTTCTCCAATCCACACCTGACGGATTTGAAACAGCTGTCGCATCTTGACGACCACCTGAAGGCGATAACTGCACAGCAGATCATGCCGTCGGGGCTCAAGTCGAAGATCGATGCCTTGTCATTCCGCGAAGGCTTCGAGACAAGACGGATCCACCGGTTTCGCCCCAGACAGCTCGAGCAACTTAGAGGGGCATGGCATGCATAA
- a CDS encoding DUF445 domain-containing protein: MTATLPTDAERRLALRRMKALATSLLAVAAVVFAVAFALQDRYPWLGFVRAAAEGAMVGALADWFAVTALFRHPLGLRIPHTAIIPTRKDEIGATLGDFVETNFLSDEVVAGKLRSIDLAGAVADWLSEPQNSRRVVAESFRGMTGLAALLDDDRMREAIEGVVRTHVVAPEWGPPLGRLGERVLSSGGHHEAVDLLLDRLDEWLAANPEAFGPVVSRRLPSWLPSFVDRVIDERLHAEARRFVREMRDDPDHRLRRSLDDYLAQLTDRLQHDEATIERLEAAKGRAFDDPRIRELAASTWSAARTAALDALSEEDSDLRRRAEAFVADVARRVLADDDMRASLNTRLTDAALHLVTNYRSDISHVITETVQSWDAAETTDKIETQVGRDLQFIRINGTVVGALAGLAIYSVATGISALL, translated from the coding sequence GTGACCGCCACGCTCCCGACCGACGCCGAACGCCGACTCGCCCTGCGGCGGATGAAGGCGCTCGCGACGAGCCTGCTCGCGGTGGCCGCCGTCGTGTTCGCCGTCGCCTTCGCACTGCAGGACCGCTATCCGTGGCTCGGGTTCGTGCGCGCCGCCGCCGAGGGGGCGATGGTGGGCGCGCTCGCGGACTGGTTCGCCGTGACCGCTCTGTTCCGGCATCCGCTCGGGCTGCGCATCCCGCACACGGCGATCATCCCGACCCGCAAGGACGAGATCGGGGCGACCCTCGGCGATTTCGTCGAGACCAACTTCCTCTCCGACGAGGTCGTCGCCGGCAAGCTGCGGAGCATCGACCTCGCCGGCGCGGTCGCCGACTGGCTCTCCGAGCCGCAGAACTCGCGCCGCGTGGTGGCGGAGTCCTTCCGCGGCATGACCGGACTGGCCGCGCTGCTCGACGACGACCGGATGCGGGAGGCGATCGAGGGCGTCGTGCGCACGCACGTCGTCGCGCCGGAGTGGGGTCCGCCGCTCGGACGGCTCGGGGAGCGTGTACTCAGTTCGGGCGGCCACCATGAGGCGGTCGACCTGCTGCTGGACCGGCTGGATGAGTGGCTCGCGGCGAATCCGGAAGCGTTCGGACCGGTGGTGTCGCGGCGTCTCCCGTCGTGGCTGCCGTCGTTCGTGGATCGCGTCATCGACGAGCGTCTCCACGCGGAGGCGCGCCGGTTCGTCCGTGAGATGCGCGACGACCCCGACCACCGCCTCCGCCGCTCGCTCGACGACTACCTCGCCCAGCTGACCGACCGGCTGCAGCACGACGAGGCGACCATCGAACGCCTGGAGGCGGCGAAGGGCCGCGCGTTCGACGATCCGCGGATCCGCGAGCTCGCCGCATCCACCTGGTCAGCCGCACGCACGGCCGCCCTGGATGCGCTCTCGGAAGAGGACAGCGACCTGCGCCGCCGCGCGGAGGCCTTCGTCGCCGACGTGGCCCGGCGCGTCCTGGCCGACGACGATATGCGGGCATCTCTCAACACCCGGCTGACCGACGCCGCCCTGCACTTGGTGACCAACTACCGCAGCGACATCTCGCACGTCATCACCGAGACGGTGCAATCGTGGGATGCGGCCGAGACCACCGACAAGATCGAGACCCAGGTCGGCCGCGACCTGCAGTTCATCCGCATCAACGGCACGGTCGTGGGCGCGCTCGCGGGCCTCGCGATCTACAGTGTGGCGACGGGGATCTCGGCGCTGCTCTAG
- a CDS encoding DUF1801 domain-containing protein, with protein sequence MTKTTENSSTAPAFTDEERAAMKERSKEVKTARKGKTTREDDTRDLLAKIAELPEHDRSLAERIHAIVTETVPDVWPKLWYGQPAYAIGGKTFCFFQPASKFKTRYSTLGFNDPAKLDDGPMWATAFAILDLGPEEEQRIRELVGRAAG encoded by the coding sequence ATGACGAAGACAACCGAGAACTCATCCACGGCTCCCGCCTTCACCGACGAGGAGCGCGCCGCCATGAAGGAGCGGTCGAAAGAGGTGAAGACCGCGCGCAAGGGCAAGACGACACGCGAGGACGACACCCGCGACCTGCTCGCCAAGATCGCCGAGCTCCCCGAGCACGACCGATCACTTGCGGAGCGCATCCACGCGATCGTCACCGAGACGGTGCCGGACGTCTGGCCGAAGCTCTGGTACGGGCAGCCGGCCTACGCCATCGGCGGCAAGACGTTCTGCTTCTTCCAGCCGGCGTCGAAGTTCAAGACGCGCTACTCCACGCTCGGCTTCAACGACCCGGCGAAGCTGGACGACGGGCCCATGTGGGCGACGGCGTTCGCCATCCTCGACCTCGGACCGGAGGAGGAGCAGCGCATCCGCGAACTGGTGGGCAGGGCAGCCGGCTGA
- a CDS encoding helix-turn-helix domain-containing protein codes for MTPRTEVEPRSKGLLTPSRVAPAAPVSIARHAAQGRAAAFVRHYWLPRWQLPDGTSIRQDVLEYPTANLVVEERSAALYRAHRGMSSRTLEGSGWALGVLLHPGVSRGWTGASLRGLPPVAPLGRLPIGQGAAGMVAAVRERMAGDDDAGAIAAFEAWLYGIPEPDEGARLVDRIVAAVEGDRTLLRVEQLADRFGLGVRHLQRLVAGHIGFGPKWLIQRYRLQEAAAALRSSAPPSLADLAAELGYADQAHFSRDFTSVIGATPGAYAAAEGQE; via the coding sequence GTGACGCCGCGCACCGAGGTCGAACCGCGCAGCAAGGGCCTGCTCACACCGAGCCGTGTCGCCCCGGCCGCGCCCGTATCCATCGCGCGGCATGCCGCCCAGGGACGCGCAGCCGCGTTCGTGCGGCACTACTGGCTCCCCCGCTGGCAGCTTCCGGACGGGACGAGCATCCGACAGGACGTGCTCGAGTACCCGACGGCGAACCTCGTCGTCGAGGAGCGGTCCGCCGCGCTGTACCGGGCGCACCGCGGGATGAGCTCCCGCACCTTGGAGGGCTCGGGATGGGCACTTGGCGTGCTCCTTCATCCCGGCGTCTCGCGCGGATGGACCGGCGCATCCCTGCGCGGTCTGCCGCCCGTCGCCCCGCTCGGCCGGCTGCCGATCGGGCAGGGCGCAGCGGGGATGGTCGCCGCCGTCCGCGAGCGCATGGCCGGCGACGACGACGCGGGCGCGATCGCGGCCTTCGAGGCGTGGCTGTACGGCATCCCGGAGCCCGACGAGGGCGCCCGCCTTGTGGACCGCATCGTCGCAGCGGTCGAGGGCGACCGTACCCTGCTGCGCGTCGAACAGCTCGCCGACCGCTTCGGGCTCGGCGTCCGGCACCTGCAGCGCCTGGTCGCGGGCCACATCGGCTTCGGGCCGAAATGGCTCATCCAGCGCTACCGGTTGCAGGAGGCGGCGGCCGCGCTGCGCTCGAGCGCCCCTCCCTCCCTCGCGGATCTCGCCGCCGAGCTGGGCTATGCCGACCAGGCACACTTCAGCCGGGATTTCACGTCGGTCATCGGCGCGACACCCGGCGCCTACGCGGCAGCCGAGGGGCAGGAGTGA
- a CDS encoding DUF2255 family protein → MDERTWTPDELHAIATTDDFHIAPFRSDGVTLGTLTWIWSVVVDDGVYVRAYNGTGSRWYQSALAQRAGRITAGGMQKDVTFTPIDDEALNDRIDSAYEAKYGSSPYYPPMVTAKTRAATVRVDPR, encoded by the coding sequence ATGGATGAGCGAACCTGGACACCCGACGAGCTGCACGCCATCGCGACGACCGACGACTTCCACATCGCGCCCTTCCGGTCCGACGGCGTCACGCTCGGCACTCTCACCTGGATCTGGTCGGTGGTCGTCGATGACGGCGTCTACGTGCGCGCCTACAACGGGACGGGTTCGCGCTGGTATCAGTCGGCGCTGGCGCAACGCGCGGGGCGCATCACCGCGGGCGGCATGCAGAAGGACGTCACCTTCACGCCGATCGACGACGAGGCGCTGAACGATCGGATCGACAGCGCGTACGAGGCGAAGTACGGTTCGAGTCCCTACTACCCGCCGATGGTGACCGCCAAGACCCGGGCGGCCACTGTCCGGGTCGACCCGCGCTGA
- a CDS encoding metalloregulator ArsR/SmtB family transcription factor produces MTDSASDIFAALAHPTRRQILQDLKDGELAAGEIAARFNATGPTISRHLSVLRQAGLVTERRDANRILYSLAGERLALSVGDFLSTVCPEQIVLREVRKRGTARTDGKKSAATA; encoded by the coding sequence ATGACAGACTCAGCGAGCGACATCTTCGCCGCGCTGGCCCACCCGACCCGGCGGCAGATCCTGCAAGACCTGAAAGACGGGGAGCTCGCGGCCGGCGAGATCGCCGCCCGCTTCAACGCGACAGGGCCGACCATCTCCCGGCACCTCAGCGTGCTGCGCCAGGCGGGTCTGGTCACCGAACGACGGGATGCGAACCGCATCCTCTACTCGCTGGCCGGCGAACGGCTGGCCCTCTCGGTCGGCGACTTCCTGTCGACCGTCTGCCCGGAGCAGATCGTGCTGCGCGAGGTCCGCAAGCGGGGCACCGCACGGACCGACGGGAAGAAGTCCGCGGCGACCGCATAG